In one window of Gossypium hirsutum isolate 1008001.06 chromosome A01, Gossypium_hirsutum_v2.1, whole genome shotgun sequence DNA:
- the LOC107886594 gene encoding BTB/POZ domain-containing protein At1g67900: MKFMKLGSRPDTFYTAESVRTVSSEVSSDLIIEVKGCKYLLHKFPLLSKCLRLQRICCESPETSQHQIIQLPDFPGGIEAFELCAKFCYGITITLSAYNIVAAQCAAEYLQMTEDVEKGNLIYKLEIFFNSCILQGWRDSIVTLQSTKAFPLWSEDLGITSRCIESIASKVLTHPSKVSLSHSHSRRVRDDISCNGAESQRHKSTTKGWWAEDMAELGIDLYWRAMIAIKSGGKIPSNLIGQALQIYASRWLPNISRQVKANQGATSDSDSESTGEISSKHRLLLESIVSLLPSDKGDVSCSFLLKLLKAANILNASSSSKMELARRVALQLEEARVSDLLIPSLSYSSDTLYDVDIVLTILEEFMLQGQSPPTSPPRSRLGFERRRRSRSAENIDFEFQESRRSSSASHSSKLKVAKIMDGYLQEIARDINLPLSKFIAIAEKIPDFSRLDHDDLYRAIDIYLKAHPDLNKSERKKLCRILDCKKLSVEACMHAAQNEKLPLRVVVQVLFFEQARAAMAGGKVAELPSNIKALLAAHNIDPSRPPGTLSTTTSIRGDDQWSVSGLKSPKSRTSTLRMKLAEDDFDEYDMNPDGLGRSSKFKAFCALPTGPKKMFSKLLSINRSGSEKN; this comes from the exons ATGAAGTTTATGAAACTCGGATCTCGGCCTGACACCTTCTACACTGCCGAGTCTGTAAG GACTGTTTCTTCCGAAGTCTCTAGTGACCTTATAATTGAAGTAAAAGGATGTAAATATCTGCTTCACAAG TTTCCTCTGTTGTCAAAGTGTTTGAGGTTGCAAAGAATATGCTGTGAATCCCCTGAAACATCACAACACCAAATAATCCAATTACCTGATTTCCCTGGTGGAATCGAGGCGTTCGAGCTTTGTGCTAAGTTCTGTTATGGTATCACAATCACTCTCAGTGCGTATAACATTGTAGCTGCACAATGTGCAGCCGAGTATTTGCAGATGACTGAAGATGTTGAGAAGGGGAACTTGATTTACAAGCTCGAAATTTTCTTCAACTCCTGCATCTTACAAGGGTGGAGAGACTCTATCGTGACATTACAAAGCACCAAAGCGTTTCCCTTATGGTCTGAAGACCTTGGAATTACGAGCAGATGCATTGAATCAATTGCATCAAAAGTTTTAACACACCCTTCAAAGGTGAGCTTGTCGCATAGTCATTCGAGAAGGGTTAGGGATGATATATCTTGTAATGGAGCCGAGAGCCAGCGGCATAAATCGACAACCAAAGGTTGGTGGGCTGAGGACATGGCTGAGTTAGGTATAGACCTCTATTGGAGAGCCATGATAGCTATTAAATCTGGTGGGAAAATACCCTCTAATCTCATTGGACAAGCATTGCAAATATATGCATCTCGATGGCTGCCAAACATTTCACGACAAGTGAAGGCTAACCAAGGAGCTACATCGGACTCGGATTCAGAGTCAACTGGCGAGATTTCTTCAAAGCACCGGCTGCTGTTGGAATCAATAGTGAGCTTACTCCCATCAGATAAAGGCGATGTTTCTTGCAGTTTTCTGCTTAAGCTCTTGAAAGCTGCCAACATTCTTAAtgcttcatcttcttcaaagATGGAACTGGCTAGAAGAGTAGCGCTTCAGTTAGAGGAGGCAAGAGTTAGTGATCTGTTAATACCCTCTCTATCATACTCGAGCGACACCCTTTATGACGTTGACATTGTCCTCACCATATTGGAAGAATTCATGTTACAAGGACAGAGTCCTCCAACCAGCCCTCCCAGATCTCGGCTGGGGTTTGAAAGGAGAAGAAGGTCCCGTTCGGCTGAGAAtattgatttcgagtttcaaGAAAGTAGGAGGTCTTCTTCAGCATCACACAGTTCCAAACTAAAAGTTGCCAAAATCATGGATGGCTATCTTCAAGAGATTGCCAGAGACATAAACTTACCTCTGTCCAAATTCATTGCAATAGCTGAGAAAATTCCGGATTTCTCACGACTTGACCACGATGATCTCTACCGAGCTATTGACATTTATCTCAAG GCACACCCGGACCTAAACAAGAGCGAAAGGAAAAAGTTGTGTCGCATTCTTGACTGCAAAAAGCTCTCTGTTGAGGCCTGCATGCATGCTGCACAAAATGAAAAACTTCCTCTTAGAGTGGTGGTACAAGTTCTCTTCTTTGAGCAAGCTCGAGCTGCTATGGCGGGGGGCAAAGTAGCTGAGCTCCCTAGCAACATCAAGGCACTTTTAGCTGCGCACAACATTGATCCATCGAGACCTCCTGGGACCTTAAGCACTACTACTAGCATTCGAGGTGATGATCAATGGAGCGTCTCAGGCCTTAAATCACCCAAGTCTAGAACTTCGACACTAAGGATGAAGCTTGCTGAAGATGATTTCGATGAGTATGATATGAATCCGGATGGATTGGGAAGATCTTCTAAGTTCAAGGCTTTCTGTGCTTTACCTACGGGACCTAAAAAAATGTTCAGTAAGTTGTTGTCAATCAATAGGAGTGGCAGTGAAAAGAACTGA